One Chlorobaculum limnaeum genomic window carries:
- a CDS encoding ABC transporter ATP-binding protein, translating to MALGGVPPVLMIDRVSKSYLMGEVTVKALHDISLDFGAGQLVVLLGASGSGKSTLLNIVGGLDVPDSGTVSFKGLNINAAGEAGLTEYRRRSIGFVFQFYNLISSLSALENVQLVTELVENPMPAAEALELVGLGDRMNHFPSQLSGGEQQRVAIARAVAKRPELLLCDEPTGALDYSTGKLVLEVIEKVNRELGTTTLVITHNVSISGMADRVITLRSGEVVEDRRNAKKVSPSELSW from the coding sequence ATGGCGCTTGGTGGAGTGCCGCCGGTTCTCATGATCGACAGGGTGTCGAAAAGTTATCTCATGGGCGAGGTGACGGTCAAGGCTTTGCACGACATTTCGCTCGATTTCGGCGCGGGCCAGCTCGTGGTGCTGCTCGGCGCGTCGGGCAGCGGCAAATCGACGTTGCTCAACATCGTCGGCGGCCTCGATGTGCCCGATTCAGGCACGGTATCGTTCAAGGGGCTGAACATCAACGCTGCTGGCGAGGCCGGGTTGACCGAATACCGCCGCCGCTCCATTGGCTTCGTGTTCCAGTTCTACAATCTTATTTCCAGCCTCTCGGCGCTCGAAAACGTGCAGCTCGTCACCGAGCTGGTCGAGAATCCGATGCCTGCCGCCGAGGCGCTCGAACTGGTCGGTCTTGGCGACCGGATGAACCATTTCCCCTCCCAGCTCTCCGGCGGCGAGCAGCAGCGCGTCGCCATCGCCCGCGCGGTTGCCAAACGCCCGGAGCTGCTGCTCTGCGACGAACCCACCGGAGCGCTCGACTACAGCACCGGCAAGCTGGTGCTCGAAGTGATCGAAAAAGTCAACCGCGAACTTGGCACCACGACGCTGGTCATCACGCACAACGTCTCGATCTCCGGCATGGCTGATCGGGTTATTACGTTGCGGAGCGGCGAAGTGGTCGAGGATCGGCGGAATGCAAAGAAGGTTTCGCCGTCGGAGCTGTCGTGGTGA